A genomic stretch from Erigeron canadensis isolate Cc75 chromosome 9, C_canadensis_v1, whole genome shotgun sequence includes:
- the LOC122581673 gene encoding poly(ADP-ribose) glycohydrolase 1-like isoform X3: MEQREDLKSIISYLPVVLRSSTLFWPSAVVEAFKALSKGPQHSNVDSGQLLFLAISDIRNSLSDHTPLASSAADGFSLFFDDLISRAEANKWFGEILPALADVLLRFPSLLEAHYNSSDSVNCLGSRDGLKTSLRLLKSQEPGIVLLSQELIGALLACSFFCLFPNSSRGANDLQVINFDHLFSSLYDNYNEKQENKIKCIIHYFERISSSMPAGNVSFERKVLAVDQTLDYIPSPEAEAWSKSVVSLCQFEVCSSGLIEDHSTEALEVDFANKYFGGGALSRGCVQEEIRFMINPELIAGMLFLPCMADNEAIEVVGAERFSKYTGYASSFRFCGDFLDKKDTDIMGRRKTRIIAIDALVNPGKRQFLHEFLVREANKAFCGFSDPCKSQSYQKLFKDDHLLEVQLDQGYKCVDGNSDNVLVLKMK; encoded by the exons ATGGAGCAGAGAGAAGATTTGAAGtcaataatatcatatttaccGGTGGTCCTCCGTTCATCAACGCTATTCTGGCCATCTGCAGTTGTCGAAGCTTTTAAAGCACTTTCCAAAGGTCCACAACACAGCAATGTCGATTCCGGCCAGCTCTTATTTCTCGCCATTTCTGATATCCGTAACTCGCTCTCCGATCACACTCCTCTCGCTTCCTCCGCCGCTGACGGTTTTTCTTTATTCTTCGATGAC CTGATATCACGTGCCGAGGCGAATAAATGGTTTGGAGAGATACTTCCAGCTCTTGCAGATGTTCTGTTGCGGTTTCCATCCTTGCTAGAAGCTCATTATAATAGTTCGGACTCTGTTAATTGTTTGGGTTCTAGGGATGGACTTAAAACCAGTCTTCGCTTGTTGAAGTCGCAAGAACCTGGCATAGTTTTACTCAGTCAG GAACTGATCGGTGCTCTTCTTGCATGCTCTTTCTTTTGTCTGTTCCCAAACAGTTCTAGAGGTGCCAACGATCTTCAAGTGATCAACTTTGATCATTTATTTTC GAGCCTATACGACAACTACAATGAAAAACAGGAGAACAAAATAAAATGCATCATCCATTATTTTGAGAGAATTTCTTCAAGTATGCCGGCTGGTAATGTCTCGTTTGAGAGGAAAGTGCTTGCAGTTGATCAAACTCTTGATTACATTCCCTCCCCGGAGGCGGAAGCATGGAGTAAATCTGTGGTCTCCCTGTGTCAATTTGAG GTCTGCAGTTCTGGACTAATAGAAGATCATTCCACGGAAGCTCTTGAAGTAGATTTTGCAAATAAGTACTTTGGAGGTGGTGCTCTATCTAGAGGCTGTGTTCAG GAAGAGATACGGTTCATGATCAATCCAGAATTAATAGCCGGAATGCTTTTCTTGCCTTGTATGGCAGATAATGAAGCTATTGAAGTCGTTGGTGCTGAACGATTTTCTAAATATACAGG TTACGCTTCTTCTTTTCGGTTCTGTGGTGACTTCTTGGATAAAAAAGATACTGATATCATGGGAAGACGAAAAACTAGGATAATTGCAATCGACGCTTTAGTGAATCCTGGAAAGAGACAATTTTTACATGAATTTCTTGTTAG GGAGGCGAACAAGGCATTCTGTGGCTTTTCTGACCCTTGCAAGTCTCAAAGTTATCAGAAATTATTTAAAGATGATCACCTTTTAGAAGTTCAGCTTGATCAAGGTTATAAATGTGTGGATGGAAACTCAGATAATGTTTTG GTTCTCAAGATGAAGTAG
- the LOC122581673 gene encoding poly(ADP-ribose) glycohydrolase 1-like isoform X5, whose amino-acid sequence MEQREDLKSIISYLPVVLRSSTLFWPSAVVEAFKALSKGPQHSNVDSGQLLFLAISDIRNSLSDHTPLASSAADGFSLFFDDLISRAEANKWFGEILPALADVLLRFPSLLEAHYNSSDSVNCLGSRDGLKTSLRLLKSQEPGIVLLSQELIGALLACSFFCLFPNSSRGANDLQVINFDHLFSSLYDNYNEKQENKIKCIIHYFERISSSMPAGNVSFERKVLAVDQTLDYIPSPEAEAWSKSVVSLCQFEVCSSGLIEDHSTEALEVDFANKYFGGGALSRGCVQEEIRFMINPELIAGMLFLPCMADNEAIEVVGAERFSKYTGYASSFRFCGDFLDKKDTDIMGRRKTRIIAIDALVNPGKRQFLHEFLVREANKAFCGFSDPCKSQSYQKLFKDDHLLEVQLDQVCRFSR is encoded by the exons ATGGAGCAGAGAGAAGATTTGAAGtcaataatatcatatttaccGGTGGTCCTCCGTTCATCAACGCTATTCTGGCCATCTGCAGTTGTCGAAGCTTTTAAAGCACTTTCCAAAGGTCCACAACACAGCAATGTCGATTCCGGCCAGCTCTTATTTCTCGCCATTTCTGATATCCGTAACTCGCTCTCCGATCACACTCCTCTCGCTTCCTCCGCCGCTGACGGTTTTTCTTTATTCTTCGATGAC CTGATATCACGTGCCGAGGCGAATAAATGGTTTGGAGAGATACTTCCAGCTCTTGCAGATGTTCTGTTGCGGTTTCCATCCTTGCTAGAAGCTCATTATAATAGTTCGGACTCTGTTAATTGTTTGGGTTCTAGGGATGGACTTAAAACCAGTCTTCGCTTGTTGAAGTCGCAAGAACCTGGCATAGTTTTACTCAGTCAG GAACTGATCGGTGCTCTTCTTGCATGCTCTTTCTTTTGTCTGTTCCCAAACAGTTCTAGAGGTGCCAACGATCTTCAAGTGATCAACTTTGATCATTTATTTTC GAGCCTATACGACAACTACAATGAAAAACAGGAGAACAAAATAAAATGCATCATCCATTATTTTGAGAGAATTTCTTCAAGTATGCCGGCTGGTAATGTCTCGTTTGAGAGGAAAGTGCTTGCAGTTGATCAAACTCTTGATTACATTCCCTCCCCGGAGGCGGAAGCATGGAGTAAATCTGTGGTCTCCCTGTGTCAATTTGAG GTCTGCAGTTCTGGACTAATAGAAGATCATTCCACGGAAGCTCTTGAAGTAGATTTTGCAAATAAGTACTTTGGAGGTGGTGCTCTATCTAGAGGCTGTGTTCAG GAAGAGATACGGTTCATGATCAATCCAGAATTAATAGCCGGAATGCTTTTCTTGCCTTGTATGGCAGATAATGAAGCTATTGAAGTCGTTGGTGCTGAACGATTTTCTAAATATACAGG TTACGCTTCTTCTTTTCGGTTCTGTGGTGACTTCTTGGATAAAAAAGATACTGATATCATGGGAAGACGAAAAACTAGGATAATTGCAATCGACGCTTTAGTGAATCCTGGAAAGAGACAATTTTTACATGAATTTCTTGTTAG GGAGGCGAACAAGGCATTCTGTGGCTTTTCTGACCCTTGCAAGTCTCAAAGTTATCAGAAATTATTTAAAGATGATCACCTTTTAGAAGTTCAGCTTGATCAAG TTTGTAGGTTCTCAAGATGA
- the LOC122581673 gene encoding poly(ADP-ribose) glycohydrolase 1-like isoform X4: protein MEQREDLKSIISYLPVVLRSSTLFWPSAVVEAFKALSKGPQHSNVDSGQLLFLAISDIRNSLSDHTPLASSAADGFSLFFDDLISRAEANKWFGEILPALADVLLRFPSLLEAHYNSSDSVNCLGSRDGLKTSLRLLKSQEPGIVLLSQELIGALLACSFFCLFPNSSRGANDLQVINFDHLFSSLYDNYNEKQENKIKCIIHYFERISSSMPAGNVSFERKVLAVDQTLDYIPSPEAEAWSKSVVSLCQFEVCSSGLIEDHSTEALEVDFANKYFGGGALSRGCVQEEIRFMINPELIAGMLFLPCMADNEAIEVVGAERFSKYTGYASSFRFCGDFLDKKDTDIMGRRKTRIIAIDALVNPGKRQFLHEFLVREANKAFCGFSDPCKSQSYQKLFKDDHLLEVQLDQGYKCVDGNSDNVLVL, encoded by the exons ATGGAGCAGAGAGAAGATTTGAAGtcaataatatcatatttaccGGTGGTCCTCCGTTCATCAACGCTATTCTGGCCATCTGCAGTTGTCGAAGCTTTTAAAGCACTTTCCAAAGGTCCACAACACAGCAATGTCGATTCCGGCCAGCTCTTATTTCTCGCCATTTCTGATATCCGTAACTCGCTCTCCGATCACACTCCTCTCGCTTCCTCCGCCGCTGACGGTTTTTCTTTATTCTTCGATGAC CTGATATCACGTGCCGAGGCGAATAAATGGTTTGGAGAGATACTTCCAGCTCTTGCAGATGTTCTGTTGCGGTTTCCATCCTTGCTAGAAGCTCATTATAATAGTTCGGACTCTGTTAATTGTTTGGGTTCTAGGGATGGACTTAAAACCAGTCTTCGCTTGTTGAAGTCGCAAGAACCTGGCATAGTTTTACTCAGTCAG GAACTGATCGGTGCTCTTCTTGCATGCTCTTTCTTTTGTCTGTTCCCAAACAGTTCTAGAGGTGCCAACGATCTTCAAGTGATCAACTTTGATCATTTATTTTC GAGCCTATACGACAACTACAATGAAAAACAGGAGAACAAAATAAAATGCATCATCCATTATTTTGAGAGAATTTCTTCAAGTATGCCGGCTGGTAATGTCTCGTTTGAGAGGAAAGTGCTTGCAGTTGATCAAACTCTTGATTACATTCCCTCCCCGGAGGCGGAAGCATGGAGTAAATCTGTGGTCTCCCTGTGTCAATTTGAG GTCTGCAGTTCTGGACTAATAGAAGATCATTCCACGGAAGCTCTTGAAGTAGATTTTGCAAATAAGTACTTTGGAGGTGGTGCTCTATCTAGAGGCTGTGTTCAG GAAGAGATACGGTTCATGATCAATCCAGAATTAATAGCCGGAATGCTTTTCTTGCCTTGTATGGCAGATAATGAAGCTATTGAAGTCGTTGGTGCTGAACGATTTTCTAAATATACAGG TTACGCTTCTTCTTTTCGGTTCTGTGGTGACTTCTTGGATAAAAAAGATACTGATATCATGGGAAGACGAAAAACTAGGATAATTGCAATCGACGCTTTAGTGAATCCTGGAAAGAGACAATTTTTACATGAATTTCTTGTTAG GGAGGCGAACAAGGCATTCTGTGGCTTTTCTGACCCTTGCAAGTCTCAAAGTTATCAGAAATTATTTAAAGATGATCACCTTTTAGAAGTTCAGCTTGATCAAGGTTATAAATGTGTGGATGGAAACTCAGATAATGTTTTGGT TTTGTAG
- the LOC122581673 gene encoding poly(ADP-ribose) glycohydrolase 1-like isoform X2, which yields MEQREDLKSIISYLPVVLRSSTLFWPSAVVEAFKALSKGPQHSNVDSGQLLFLAISDIRNSLSDHTPLASSAADGFSLFFDDLISRAEANKWFGEILPALADVLLRFPSLLEAHYNSSDSVNCLGSRDGLKTSLRLLKSQEPGIVLLSQELIGALLACSFFCLFPNSSRGANDLQVINFDHLFSSLYDNYNEKQENKIKCIIHYFERISSSMPAGNVSFERKVLAVDQTLDYIPSPEAEAWSKSVVSLCQFEVCSSGLIEDHSTEALEVDFANKYFGGGALSRGCVQEEIRFMINPELIAGMLFLPCMADNEAIEVVGAERFSKYTGYASSFRFCGDFLDKKDTDIMGRRKTRIIAIDALVNPGKRQFLHEFLVREANKAFCGFSDPCKSQSYQKLFKDDHLLEVQLDQGSQDEVGIVTGNWGCGAFGGDPELKAMIQWLAASQALRPFVVYYTFGLEALQTLDQVARWITSHRWSVGDLWNMVVEYSSQRSKRETRVGFFNWLLPLLPSDDPMILDP from the exons ATGGAGCAGAGAGAAGATTTGAAGtcaataatatcatatttaccGGTGGTCCTCCGTTCATCAACGCTATTCTGGCCATCTGCAGTTGTCGAAGCTTTTAAAGCACTTTCCAAAGGTCCACAACACAGCAATGTCGATTCCGGCCAGCTCTTATTTCTCGCCATTTCTGATATCCGTAACTCGCTCTCCGATCACACTCCTCTCGCTTCCTCCGCCGCTGACGGTTTTTCTTTATTCTTCGATGAC CTGATATCACGTGCCGAGGCGAATAAATGGTTTGGAGAGATACTTCCAGCTCTTGCAGATGTTCTGTTGCGGTTTCCATCCTTGCTAGAAGCTCATTATAATAGTTCGGACTCTGTTAATTGTTTGGGTTCTAGGGATGGACTTAAAACCAGTCTTCGCTTGTTGAAGTCGCAAGAACCTGGCATAGTTTTACTCAGTCAG GAACTGATCGGTGCTCTTCTTGCATGCTCTTTCTTTTGTCTGTTCCCAAACAGTTCTAGAGGTGCCAACGATCTTCAAGTGATCAACTTTGATCATTTATTTTC GAGCCTATACGACAACTACAATGAAAAACAGGAGAACAAAATAAAATGCATCATCCATTATTTTGAGAGAATTTCTTCAAGTATGCCGGCTGGTAATGTCTCGTTTGAGAGGAAAGTGCTTGCAGTTGATCAAACTCTTGATTACATTCCCTCCCCGGAGGCGGAAGCATGGAGTAAATCTGTGGTCTCCCTGTGTCAATTTGAG GTCTGCAGTTCTGGACTAATAGAAGATCATTCCACGGAAGCTCTTGAAGTAGATTTTGCAAATAAGTACTTTGGAGGTGGTGCTCTATCTAGAGGCTGTGTTCAG GAAGAGATACGGTTCATGATCAATCCAGAATTAATAGCCGGAATGCTTTTCTTGCCTTGTATGGCAGATAATGAAGCTATTGAAGTCGTTGGTGCTGAACGATTTTCTAAATATACAGG TTACGCTTCTTCTTTTCGGTTCTGTGGTGACTTCTTGGATAAAAAAGATACTGATATCATGGGAAGACGAAAAACTAGGATAATTGCAATCGACGCTTTAGTGAATCCTGGAAAGAGACAATTTTTACATGAATTTCTTGTTAG GGAGGCGAACAAGGCATTCTGTGGCTTTTCTGACCCTTGCAAGTCTCAAAGTTATCAGAAATTATTTAAAGATGATCACCTTTTAGAAGTTCAGCTTGATCAAG GTTCTCAAGATGAAGTAGGTATTGTTACTGGGAATTGGGGTTGTGGTGCATTTGGGGGAGACCCTGAACTTAAGGCCATGATACAATGGCTTGCTGCTTCGCAG GCATTAAGACCTTTCGTCGTTTATTACACATTTGGCTTGGAGGCATTACAGACACTAGACCAG GTAGCAAGGTGGATTACTTCCCACAGATGGAGTGTCGGTGACCTTTGGAATATGGTGGTAGAATACTCATCACAAAGATCAAAAAGAGAAACCCGAGTTGGCTTCTTCAATTGGCTTCTTCCATTATTACCTTCCGATGACCCAATGATATTGGATCCCTGA
- the LOC122581673 gene encoding poly(ADP-ribose) glycohydrolase 1-like isoform X1, with protein MEQREDLKSIISYLPVVLRSSTLFWPSAVVEAFKALSKGPQHSNVDSGQLLFLAISDIRNSLSDHTPLASSAADGFSLFFDDLISRAEANKWFGEILPALADVLLRFPSLLEAHYNSSDSVNCLGSRDGLKTSLRLLKSQEPGIVLLSQELIGALLACSFFCLFPNSSRGANDLQVINFDHLFSSLYDNYNEKQENKIKCIIHYFERISSSMPAGNVSFERKVLAVDQTLDYIPSPEAEAWSKSVVSLCQFEVCSSGLIEDHSTEALEVDFANKYFGGGALSRGCVQEEIRFMINPELIAGMLFLPCMADNEAIEVVGAERFSKYTGYASSFRFCGDFLDKKDTDIMGRRKTRIIAIDALVNPGKRQFLHEFLVREANKAFCGFSDPCKSQSYQKLFKDDHLLEVQLDQGYKCVDGNSDNVLFVGSQDEVGIVTGNWGCGAFGGDPELKAMIQWLAASQALRPFVVYYTFGLEALQTLDQVARWITSHRWSVGDLWNMVVEYSSQRSKRETRVGFFNWLLPLLPSDDPMILDP; from the exons ATGGAGCAGAGAGAAGATTTGAAGtcaataatatcatatttaccGGTGGTCCTCCGTTCATCAACGCTATTCTGGCCATCTGCAGTTGTCGAAGCTTTTAAAGCACTTTCCAAAGGTCCACAACACAGCAATGTCGATTCCGGCCAGCTCTTATTTCTCGCCATTTCTGATATCCGTAACTCGCTCTCCGATCACACTCCTCTCGCTTCCTCCGCCGCTGACGGTTTTTCTTTATTCTTCGATGAC CTGATATCACGTGCCGAGGCGAATAAATGGTTTGGAGAGATACTTCCAGCTCTTGCAGATGTTCTGTTGCGGTTTCCATCCTTGCTAGAAGCTCATTATAATAGTTCGGACTCTGTTAATTGTTTGGGTTCTAGGGATGGACTTAAAACCAGTCTTCGCTTGTTGAAGTCGCAAGAACCTGGCATAGTTTTACTCAGTCAG GAACTGATCGGTGCTCTTCTTGCATGCTCTTTCTTTTGTCTGTTCCCAAACAGTTCTAGAGGTGCCAACGATCTTCAAGTGATCAACTTTGATCATTTATTTTC GAGCCTATACGACAACTACAATGAAAAACAGGAGAACAAAATAAAATGCATCATCCATTATTTTGAGAGAATTTCTTCAAGTATGCCGGCTGGTAATGTCTCGTTTGAGAGGAAAGTGCTTGCAGTTGATCAAACTCTTGATTACATTCCCTCCCCGGAGGCGGAAGCATGGAGTAAATCTGTGGTCTCCCTGTGTCAATTTGAG GTCTGCAGTTCTGGACTAATAGAAGATCATTCCACGGAAGCTCTTGAAGTAGATTTTGCAAATAAGTACTTTGGAGGTGGTGCTCTATCTAGAGGCTGTGTTCAG GAAGAGATACGGTTCATGATCAATCCAGAATTAATAGCCGGAATGCTTTTCTTGCCTTGTATGGCAGATAATGAAGCTATTGAAGTCGTTGGTGCTGAACGATTTTCTAAATATACAGG TTACGCTTCTTCTTTTCGGTTCTGTGGTGACTTCTTGGATAAAAAAGATACTGATATCATGGGAAGACGAAAAACTAGGATAATTGCAATCGACGCTTTAGTGAATCCTGGAAAGAGACAATTTTTACATGAATTTCTTGTTAG GGAGGCGAACAAGGCATTCTGTGGCTTTTCTGACCCTTGCAAGTCTCAAAGTTATCAGAAATTATTTAAAGATGATCACCTTTTAGAAGTTCAGCTTGATCAAGGTTATAAATGTGTGGATGGAAACTCAGATAATGTTTTG TTTGTAGGTTCTCAAGATGAAGTAGGTATTGTTACTGGGAATTGGGGTTGTGGTGCATTTGGGGGAGACCCTGAACTTAAGGCCATGATACAATGGCTTGCTGCTTCGCAG GCATTAAGACCTTTCGTCGTTTATTACACATTTGGCTTGGAGGCATTACAGACACTAGACCAG GTAGCAAGGTGGATTACTTCCCACAGATGGAGTGTCGGTGACCTTTGGAATATGGTGGTAGAATACTCATCACAAAGATCAAAAAGAGAAACCCGAGTTGGCTTCTTCAATTGGCTTCTTCCATTATTACCTTCCGATGACCCAATGATATTGGATCCCTGA
- the LOC122581662 gene encoding la-related protein 6B, which translates to MAQEPSISSSNETLESPTVTSSDNTQLLTRNVSFSRLNAKAPEFVPRTTAAVVSPPPSVISPGAGDLIHVYPPPPPPPNPPFHVPIPVNVPVTVPVHHHHHHHGHHHHHHGHHGQHYVPVQYHHHNQNQNHNHHRPFNGGGGGGGGTGSIDQKEVVAQAPRIEPELKDGLTDEATQKIVNQVEYYFSDINLATTDHLMRFIHKDPEGYVPISVVVSFKKIKALVSGNAQLASILRNSTKLVVSEDGKKVKRQHPMTESDMEELQSRIIIAENLPEDHCHQNLMKIFSAVGSVKTIRTCQPQTSNGGPSSGSKAAKAEGMLFSNKLHAFVEYESIELAEKAALELNKEASWRNGLKVRLMRRPSKHAQARGKKSGQEEEAIHKEDDTSTSEQHPLNDKHLDDTIPQSDVQSHEHVVEDHSNEKEAGHKKGRNRSRGKGRGRPQYNHHNNRGNHVVAPLSTNSVNTEHPVIGKQPPGPRMPDGTRGFSMGRGKPITVSVDSRVS; encoded by the exons ATGGCTCAGGAACCCTCAATTTCATCATCTAATGAAACCCTAGAATCACCCACAGTTACTTCTTCTGATAACACTCAATTGCTTACACGTAACGTTTCTTTTAGTCGATTAAACGCTAAGGCACCCGAATTCGTTCCTCGCACCACGGCGGCCGTGGTGTCACCACCGCCGTCCGTGATTTCTCCCGGCGCCGGTGATCTAATTCATGTatatcctcctcctcctcctccgcCTAATCCTCCATTTCACGTTCCGATTCCGGTTAATGTTCCGGTGACTGTTCCggtacatcatcatcatcatcatcatggacatcatcatcatcatcatggaCATCATGGTCAACATTATGTCCCGGTTCAGTATCATCATCACAATCAGAATCAGAATCATAATCATCATAGACCGTTtaatggcggcggcggcggtggtggtgggacAGGGTCTATTGATCAGAAGGAAGTGGTGGCTCAAGCTCCGCGGATCGAACCGGAGTTGAAAGATGGTTTGACTGATGAAGCTACTCAGAAGATTGTTAATCAG GTGGAGTATTATTTCAGTGATATAAATTTGGCAACTACAGATCATTTAATGAGGTTCATCCACAAAGATCCTGAAGGATATG TGCCAATATCTGTTGTTGTATCTTTCAAGAAGATTAAAGCTCTTGTTAGCGGTAACGCACAGCTTGCTAGTATACTGCGGAATTCTACAAAGCTG GTCGTTAGTGAAGATGGGAAGAAAGTCAAACGTCAACATCCAATGACCGAGTCAGACATGGAAGAGCTACAG TCACGCATAATTATTGCTGAAAATTTGCCTGAGGACCATTGTCATCAAAATCTGATGAAGATTTTTTCGGCTGTCGGAAG TGTAAAGACAATTCGTACCTGTCAGCCCCAAACTTCCAATGGTGGGCCATCTTCAGGTTCGAAAGCAGCAAAAGCAGAGGGTATGCTTTTCAGTAACAAG TTACATGCTTTTGTGGAATACGAGTCTATTGAGCTTGCCGAGAAAGCA GCTCTGGAGCTAAACAAGGAGGCTAGCTGGAGAAATGGTTTGAAAGTTCGTTTAATGAGAAGACCA TCAAAACATGCGCAAGCACGTGGAAAGAAATCAGGGCAGGAAGAAGAGGCCATCCATAAGGAAGATGACACATCTACATCTGAGCAACATCCACTGAATGATAAACATTTAGACGATACTATCCCACAATCTGATGTTCAGTCACATGAGCATGTT GTGGAAGATCACTCCAATGAGAAGGAAGCTGGGCACAAGAAAGGGCGCAATCGTAGCAGGGGCAAGGGACGTGGACGACCTCAATACAATCACCACAACAACCGAGGGAATCATGTGGTGGCACCACTTTCAACCAATTCTGTCAACACGGAGCATCCTGTTATAGGGAAACAACCTCCCGGACCCCGCATGCCCGACGGCACCAGGGGATTCTCCATGGGCCGGGGGAAACCCATCACGGTTTCTGTTGATAGCCGTGTATCATGA
- the LOC122581693 gene encoding uncharacterized protein LOC122581693 isoform X1: protein MTSTRLLLLPLLTPTTTSTATTSTSSSSSSYSSLSFRVSTSPISSNRKPWLCGKRHQGTVSLKIEDGNEVNMLGSDDEFTTQVPTQAQTLSESSGAVLVSEYKPSPDVDYLQELLAIQQQGPRNIGFFGTRNMGFMHQELIEILSYAMVITKNHIFTSGASGTNAAVIRGALRAERPELLTVILPQSLKKQPPESQELLSKVKNVIEKPYNDHLPLIEASRLCNMDIISQVQQVICFAFHDSRLLMETCQEAKNLRKIVTLFYLD, encoded by the exons ATGACATCAACGAGGCTGTTACTATTGCCTCTTTTAACACCTACTACTACTAGTACTGCTACTacttcaacttcttcttcttcttcttcttattcttcTTTGAGTTTTAGGGTTTCTACCTCACCAATTTCATCCAATAGGAAGCCG TGGCTTTGTGGTAAAAGACATCAAGGCACTGTTAGCTTAAAGATTGAAGATGGAAATGAAGTCAATATGTTAGGTTCTGATGATGAATTTACAACTCAAGTTCCAACCCAAGCTCAAACCCTTTCGGAAAGCTCAGGCGCAGTACTTGTCTCGGAATACAAACCTTCTCCGGATGTTGATTACCTACAG GAGTTGCTAGCAATTCAGCAACAAGGACCACGTAATATTGGCTTTTTTGGGACACGAAATATGGGCTTCATGCATCAAGAGCTTATTGAAATTCTTAGTTATGCTATGGTCATAACG aaaaatcacatttttACATCAGGAGCTTCTGGCACTAACGCTGCTGTAATAAGAGGTGCACTAAGAGCTGAACGCCCAGAGTTGCTTACTGTGATACTGCCTCAAAGTTTGAAAAAGCAACCTCCTGAAAGCCAGGAGTTACTATCAAAA GTAAAAAATGTGATTGAAAAGCCTTACAACGATCATCTCCCGTTGATTGAAGCCAGCAG GCTCTGTAATATGGATATCATATCTCAAGTGCAGCAAGTCATCTGCTTTGCGTTTCATGATAGTCGATTACTTATGGAAACGTGCCAAGAAGCAAAGAATCTCAGGAAGATTGTAACCCTATTTTACCTAGATTGA
- the LOC122581693 gene encoding uncharacterized protein LOC122581693 isoform X2, which yields MLGSDDEFTTQVPTQAQTLSESSGAVLVSEYKPSPDVDYLQELLAIQQQGPRNIGFFGTRNMGFMHQELIEILSYAMVITKNHIFTSGASGTNAAVIRGALRAERPELLTVILPQSLKKQPPESQELLSKVKNVIEKPYNDHLPLIEASRLCNMDIISQVQQVICFAFHDSRLLMETCQEAKNLRKIVTLFYLD from the exons ATGTTAGGTTCTGATGATGAATTTACAACTCAAGTTCCAACCCAAGCTCAAACCCTTTCGGAAAGCTCAGGCGCAGTACTTGTCTCGGAATACAAACCTTCTCCGGATGTTGATTACCTACAG GAGTTGCTAGCAATTCAGCAACAAGGACCACGTAATATTGGCTTTTTTGGGACACGAAATATGGGCTTCATGCATCAAGAGCTTATTGAAATTCTTAGTTATGCTATGGTCATAACG aaaaatcacatttttACATCAGGAGCTTCTGGCACTAACGCTGCTGTAATAAGAGGTGCACTAAGAGCTGAACGCCCAGAGTTGCTTACTGTGATACTGCCTCAAAGTTTGAAAAAGCAACCTCCTGAAAGCCAGGAGTTACTATCAAAA GTAAAAAATGTGATTGAAAAGCCTTACAACGATCATCTCCCGTTGATTGAAGCCAGCAG GCTCTGTAATATGGATATCATATCTCAAGTGCAGCAAGTCATCTGCTTTGCGTTTCATGATAGTCGATTACTTATGGAAACGTGCCAAGAAGCAAAGAATCTCAGGAAGATTGTAACCCTATTTTACCTAGATTGA